TAGGTCCGCAGGCCCTCGACGGTCTCCTCGCGCTCGAACCGCATCGGCGCCTCCCGCCGCAGCACCGGGTCGAACATGCCGTACGAGCGCGGCTCCGCGCCCGCGGGCAGGCGGAAGGCGAGCCCGGTCTGCCGTACGCCGGGATCCTCGTCGACGTATCCGCCACAGCAGTCGACGGCGAGGCCGGTCCGCCGGTCGAAGGCCGTGCGGCGCTCGTGGTAGTCGACCCGCTCGCCGTCCCGGGTGTCGAGCGAGGAGAACTCCACCCACACGGCCGTGCGCTCGTCCCCGGCCCGCGGATCGCCGTAGACGGCCACCGTGTTCTGCACGGGCACGCCTCTGTGGAGCCGGAACGTGGCGGTGTCGAGGTAGGTGGCCGAGGGCGAGACGAGCCGCTGGATCCTCGTCAGCTCCAGCGGCAGCACCGTGGTCCGCGGGGCGACGTAGAAGTGGAACAGCACCCCCACGGTGACCAGGAAGGCGATGCCCGCCAGGAGCAGCGTGCGCGGCGACCGCCCCATCTCCCCCCTCACACCCCCACCCCCCTGCCGTGATCTTGCAGTTTGTCGCAGGAACCCGGCGCGACCTGCGCGTCTTCCGTTCGTGATCTTGCACTTGAGCGGCCGAAAGCGCCCCCACCAGCACCGTTCCC
The Microbispora sp. ZYX-F-249 DNA segment above includes these coding regions:
- a CDS encoding DUF3068 domain-containing protein, which produces MRGEMGRSPRTLLLAGIAFLVTVGVLFHFYVAPRTTVLPLELTRIQRLVSPSATYLDTATFRLHRGVPVQNTVAVYGDPRAGDERTAVWVEFSSLDTRDGERVDYHERRTAFDRRTGLAVDCCGGYVDEDPGVRQTGLAFRLPAGAEPRSYGMFDPVLRREAPMRFEREETVEGLRTYRYTYSAGPVKTADLPGPVPGTSVGMPGERRVTVARYTEITRTIWVEPESGLTVRTRERRRDTLRTPDQVERQVAFDADLTTSAAEVRAFADEAARFRRWILLTREWIPLACGLLAVVLALVHRIGARTRRSAAAQHQQQVPRHDFANAG